CAGGTTTGGAGATTCCTTCCTCTTCGTAGAGGTAGGATATGTCTGATGAGTCGACGATGATGTTGCCTTTTGGAGTCATGAGAGACTGACAGTAGAGCAGAAGGTCTTTGACTCCAGATAGTTTGCCTGCTATGCCGAGACCATTCATGAGCATGAGGATAGTTTCATACTTTCCCTGATGGTCGCGATAGTCTGTCTCGATGACGTGCTGTATACCCGATTTTTGCATGGTCTCTACACATCCCGGAGAGTTGTCGAGAGCTGTGACCTCAAAATCCAAGGCTTGGAGGAGTAGGGCATGTGCACCCGCACCAGCTCCGAGATCTAGTACTTTGCGGTAGCAGTGTGCTATGGCGCAGTTTTCCAACTCACTGAAATCCTCTGCTTCTCTAAAAAATACCTCAACGGGCATTTCTTCGGGCTCTCCGTAGGAGTTGTGCAGGATGAGAGGAGATGGTGTTTCCTTTTTGTAGTAGTCTAATATGGCACGGCCATGGAGGTCTTTCACTTACTTGCCCATCATGTTCATCCCAGACATCATGCGTTTGGCTCCCCCCATTTTGTTCATGGTTTTCATCATCTTACGCATTTGATCAAATTGCTTGATGAGCTGGTTGACTTCTTGGATAGAAGTTCCACTACCGTTGGCTATTCTTTTCTTTCTGCTGCCATTGATCAAATCAGGGTTTTCTCTTTCTTGGAGAGTCATGGATTTGATGATTGCTTCGATAGGCTTGAGCGAATCGTCATCTATGTCGATGTCTTTGATAGCCTTGCCTACACCAGGGATCATGCCCATGAGATCTTTGAGGTTACCCATTTTTTTGATCTGCTCGAGTTGAGAGAGGAAGTCGTCAAAACCAAAGTTGTTTTTACGGATCTTCTTTTGGATCCTTTTGGCTTCTTCTTCATCGAAGTTCTGCTGTGCTTTTTCTACCAACGAAACAACATCCCCCATGCCGAGGATTCGACTGGCCATCCTTTCTGGATAGAATATATCCAGTGCCTCCATTTTTTCACCGTGAGAGATGAATTTGATAGGCTTTTCGACGACTGTACGAATGGATAGCGCAGCTCCTCCACGGGTGTCACCATCCATTTTGGTAAGGACTACTCCGTCAAAATTGAGACGCTCGTTGAAGGTCTTGGCGGTATTGACTGCATCTTGACCAGTCATGGCATCCACGACGAATAGGGTCTCTGCAGGGTTCAATTTGTTTTTTAACGCCTCGATTTCTTGCATCATTTGTTCGTCTACGGCGAGACGTCCTGCCGTATCCACGATGATGGTTTTCTTGTTGTTTTCTTTGGCGTATTTGATCGCATTTTGGGCGATCTTGAGTGCATCTTTGTTTTCTGGCTCTGCATATACATCCACACCGATTTGCTCGCCAAGGACCTTGAGTTGGTCGATCGCTGCAGGGCGGTAGATGTCACATGCAACCAATAGTACATTCTTTTGTGACTTGAGATGGTTGGCGAGTTTTCCTGTGAAGGTCGTCTTACCAGATCCTTGAAGACCTGAAATCAAGATGATGTTGGGATCGCCTTGGAGATTGATGTCTTCTTTGGCTCCTCCCATGAGTAGGGTGAGTTCGTCCGATACGATCTTGGTAAGCAATTGTCCTGGAGATACTGCTGTGAGTACGTCTTGTCCGAGGGCTTTTTCCTTGATGGTGTCGGTGACATTTTTGGCCACCTTGAAGTTTACATCGGCATCAATTAGCGCACGTCTGATTTCTTTGACAGTAGAGGCTACATTGATCTCTGTGATCTTGCCTTGTCCTTTTAGGTTCTTAAATGCCTTATCTAATTTTCCACTTAAATTATCAAACATACTCCGTGCGATTTTGAATTTCGGCAAAGCTAATCATTAGACAAGGAAAAGTCTAGCGTTAGGTTTTGGAAAAGGGGATTTTGTTGTGACTTGGTCATGATGGATGAGGGATCACAACTTGTAACTGTTGAGTGATTTTGACGCATAGTCCAAAATCCATACGATCAAAGTAGGTTTTTGGCTTTTCAATCCAGTGCCTAGGCGTGGTGTTGCGGTATTTCTTTTTGGGTTTTGCTGTTGAGTTTGAGATAGGCCCACAGTGCGGTGATGGATAGTGAGATCCAAAGCATGTCTATGGTGAATGACTGTATGCGTCCTTCGAGGAATGAAATCCAAAACCAGTCACTTGTTTGGACGCCATGAGCGATGGGTATCAGAAAGCCAAGGAGTGCACCAGAGAGCAGCGCGTATTTGTGGATGAAATTCAGATCTTTCTTGAAAATGAAAAATACAGTTGCAATCAGCCAAGTGATGAAATAAACGGAGTAGATAGGGGTTTGGCCTGAGAGGTGTAATGTCTTGACTGCCAAAAATGTCAAAGCTGTCACCGGGAACATACTTAGGCAGATGGCTAGGTACACCAAAGCTACGTTACGGTTGAATATTCGTCGTTTTTCGGGAATATTCTTTTTGTCGCGTGCGACGAGCCAAATCATGACTCCTGAGATGATGACAAAGCAAGAAAGAAGTCCTAGTACAAAGGAGATGACCTTGAGTGCATAGCCTCCATAGTCACCATAGTGTAGACGGTACAGGCTGTTCTTGACTCCTTCGAGGTAGCTGGTGTTCGTGTAGGGGATAGTTTGTTCGACGATTTCACCTGTTGCTATTTTGTAGACGCGTTTGCCTGAGCCAGTAAACTGCCTGTTGCGCTTGAGCTGTCCCTCGATGGATACGTGCATGTTGGCATCTCCGTAGTGAAATATATGGAGGTGGTTGACTTCAAAATCCTCCCAGTCCTGTTGTGTTTGTGCCACGAGCGCGTTGAGAGAGTAGGGCTCAGGAGACTTCTGGTTTTCTGCCTCAAAACTAGGTTCTGTATAGCCCAAATCCGCGTAGAGTTTGGCTTGGTCACCTCCATAGAGTACAAATACACTCGGAGCGACGAGGAGGGCTTTGATCATGAAGAAAGCTCCTGTCACCGCGTAGACAAATTGGAAGGGAAGGCCTATGGTGCCAAGAGCTGTGTGGGCATCGGTCCAGAGAGTCTTGAGTTTGGCCCAAGGTCGAAAAACATAAAAATTGGAGACGATCTTGTCCCAATGAATCAGGATGCCTGTCAGGATAGCAAATAAGAAAAAGAAGGCGGTGAAACCAGAGATATAGTATCCTACAGGATGAGGGATTTGCGCTAAAAAGTGCAGACGATACAAAAACTCTCCCAGACTGTAAGATTCATAATAATCACTGGTTTCAAAATTTTGAGTGTCTAGGTAGAAAAATTTTCGACCTTTTTGGGAGTTGGCTATTGTGTCTTGGGGCGTACTGAGGTTGACACTGATGCGTCGCTCAATGTAGTGCTTGGCGATGGATACTTCGCGACTATAGAGTTCGTATTGGGTATCCAAAGAATCAAAAGTAGCATCATAGTCCATGGTCAGGTTTTCGGTCGGTTCGATGCTGTGATCCTTTTCCCAATTGACGATCTCGTCTCTGAAAAATGAGAAAGACCCCGCAAAGAATATGACAAAGAGAATGACACTGATGACGATACCACTGACGGTATGGAGGTGAAAGAAGATGTTGTATGTCCGTTTGTCCATGATTAGATGACTGTAGCAGAGTGGAGTGTGATGCCTAAATAGAGTATGCCGACGCATAGGGCTGAGAGGAGGAGGTAGATGCCCCAGGTTATCCAACCGTTTTTGCCAATGAAGGCGATGATCATCAGGATGGCCCAAAGGATGAATCCAGAGTAAGTAGCAGTGATCAATATGGTGGCCTTGTCAAACCAACTGGCCAATGCGAGGTGGGTGACTGTACTGAGGATGTAGCCACCGAGTATAGCGGCGGATATTTTAGCTACACGTTG
The DNA window shown above is from Reichenbachiella sp. 5M10 and carries:
- the ffh gene encoding signal recognition particle protein — encoded protein: MFDNLSGKLDKAFKNLKGQGKITEINVASTVKEIRRALIDADVNFKVAKNVTDTIKEKALGQDVLTAVSPGQLLTKIVSDELTLLMGGAKEDINLQGDPNIILISGLQGSGKTTFTGKLANHLKSQKNVLLVACDIYRPAAIDQLKVLGEQIGVDVYAEPENKDALKIAQNAIKYAKENNKKTIIVDTAGRLAVDEQMMQEIEALKNKLNPAETLFVVDAMTGQDAVNTAKTFNERLNFDGVVLTKMDGDTRGGAALSIRTVVEKPIKFISHGEKMEALDIFYPERMASRILGMGDVVSLVEKAQQNFDEEEAKRIQKKIRKNNFGFDDFLSQLEQIKKMGNLKDLMGMIPGVGKAIKDIDIDDDSLKPIEAIIKSMTLQERENPDLINGSRKKRIANGSGTSIQEVNQLIKQFDQMRKMMKTMNKMGGAKRMMSGMNMMGK
- a CDS encoding SAM-dependent methyltransferase, with amino-acid sequence MKDLHGRAILDYYKKETPSPLILHNSYGEPEEMPVEVFFREAEDFSELENCAIAHCYRKVLDLGAGAGAHALLLQALDFEVTALDNSPGCVETMQKSGIQHVIETDYRDHQGKYETILMLMNGLGIAGKLSGVKDLLLYCQSLMTPKGNIIVDSSDISYLYEEEGISKPEGYLGEVRYRYEYKTEQDEWFDWVYVDPETLTQIVHEIGMEIEIIMTDENDQYLAKIQNV
- a CDS encoding PepSY domain-containing protein, which translates into the protein MDKRTYNIFFHLHTVSGIVISVILFVIFFAGSFSFFRDEIVNWEKDHSIEPTENLTMDYDATFDSLDTQYELYSREVSIAKHYIERRISVNLSTPQDTIANSQKGRKFFYLDTQNFETSDYYESYSLGEFLYRLHFLAQIPHPVGYYISGFTAFFFLFAILTGILIHWDKIVSNFYVFRPWAKLKTLWTDAHTALGTIGLPFQFVYAVTGAFFMIKALLVAPSVFVLYGGDQAKLYADLGYTEPSFEAENQKSPEPYSLNALVAQTQQDWEDFEVNHLHIFHYGDANMHVSIEGQLKRNRQFTGSGKRVYKIATGEIVEQTIPYTNTSYLEGVKNSLYRLHYGDYGGYALKVISFVLGLLSCFVIISGVMIWLVARDKKNIPEKRRIFNRNVALVYLAICLSMFPVTALTFLAVKTLHLSGQTPIYSVYFITWLIATVFFIFKKDLNFIHKYALLSGALLGFLIPIAHGVQTSDWFWISFLEGRIQSFTIDMLWISLSITALWAYLKLNSKTQKEIPQHHA